Genomic window (Lycium barbarum isolate Lr01 chromosome 2, ASM1917538v2, whole genome shotgun sequence):
TCCTTGGATAAAATAGATGTGGTTTTCTTCGATTGAGGTACAAATTACCTTATGACGTGGAATGTTTTTGATCAATTATATCCAGCAAACAACAAGGAGCCAATTATTAGTTCCCTGCGTCATCACCGACATTGTCACaatccttttcttctttttctttttcttgttgtttACTTTAGCCAATTTTAGAAAGGGAAAAAGTCGATTATGTCCTCGTGCCATCTTAATTTTGAgcaatttctggaattttttaCCAGTATCATTCTTATTTTTTCACCCAAACTTCCACTCTATCCTCATACTATAACACTTAAATTGGCAACATCTCCTAAGTTTGCAAAACTTGGCTAAAAACATTCATCTATTGGATGTTGCCAGTCAAGTGGGATAATAAAAGAATgtagtgaaagtttgggtaaaaTAATAGGGATGATATTGGTTAACACCTCCAATGTATAAAAACGTTTTTTAGTTCTAAAAACGTATAAAGCACTTCAATGCTTCCTAATTTTAGAATGCATAACCTATGCAATTAGTCACTTGATTGTAATGGAGCACGATGGAACACTATTATTCGAGATGTTgtattggtaaaaaaaaaaaaacatatcgaAGCAATTGACCCGACATGATGTAACAACCGAATTTCTCGACACAAACACTAAGGaattatttagtatattgatCACAAAAACCGGAAGATTACAACTGTAAAATGTAAATGAAACTACTAAACAACTGAAGAAAATGCTAGTGGTCTTTATTAATCGATCACTTCTTTTGTGAAACATATGAAGTATTTGACAAACCCCCCACCCGTACCCAAAAAAGGGTATCCAATCCTTCCTTGGCATCACGCCGTGGTTTCTAGAAATGGATAGTCAGTATAGCCAACAACAGGATCAGATATATAGAATGTCTCCCTGTTATACTTGTTGAGAGGAGCATCTAGCTCAAATCGCCTTGGTAAATCTGGATTGGCTAAGAATATACGCCCATATGCGACAAGATCAGCTCGGTCTTCAACGATAGCTTTGTTTCCATCTCCTTTATCATAACCACCAGCTACCATAAAAGTACCTTTAAATGCCTTCCGCATGGGTACAAGGCTTTCAGCACATTCAACTTTTTCCCCAactgttttcatcctaggctcaaCCATGTGGCAGTAAGCAATGCCATACTTATTTAAGGATTCAGCCATGTAAAGGCCCAAAGCACTTGGATTTGAGTCTCCTGATTCACTATAATTAGCAAATGGGGAAAGCCTTATTCCAACTCTGTCAACTCCTATCTCATTTACAATCGCTTCAACTACTTCTAGTGCAAATCTACAACGGTTCTCTAAAGACCCTCCATATTGGTCGGTTCGATCATTGACTTGGTCTTTCATAAACTGGTCGATTAGATAGCCATGAGCTCCATGGATCTCAACCCCATCAAATCCTGCAAATTGAACAGATTACATAACACAAGCTTGGTTTGAAAGAGGGAGTTAGTTTGAAGGCAATACTGATGTGACAGCAAAACAGACAGTTATTCAAAGCAAGGATTATACATCACAACTAATCATCTGAAAAATTAGTTAATCTAACAAAGCACCTATTTCAGCAAATATTCTACAAGATTTTAGTTGTTTGTGACAACGCCTAGacctaaaaaaaaattcttgattcCTAGAAAACCATAGTGGACATAACCAGAGGGTGACTCATTCTGGTTATTCGCTGAAGAGCACCAGTGAAATGCCACTTAGACTGCATATGTAACACTGTTcgcacacattatgttgcaaagATTACAAACTTTTTCTTGTTTCTTCGTTGTATTGTTTACAGCAGAAGTTCTAATCCTGTGTTTCAGATGTGTCAGTTGCACCAGCTAAAACATATGAAATGAGTTCACATATATGAAAAAAATTGACTCTTCCTGCATAAAACAAGTTAAATGGTCATCCTATTTTACCAAGTTTGCAAAATGGTTTAGATAAACAACAGATAAAGAAAACTTTTTATATGCAACGTATCTTATGAGTCACCAGAACTATTCAAATAGTAACATAGCCAGCTCAACTCATGCCTGTGCATTTTCATTCTAATGATTCATGACCGAATTTAGCACTTGGTGACTTTCGAGATACTACTCATCTTAAACAAATATAGTGAATACGGAACTACGATTTTCGATTCCAGAATTTCAGACTGAAACAGCTTTCCGTTAAAGCACTGAACTTGACCAGAAATATTTACCTGCTTCAATGGCATTTCTAGCAGCCAGCCGAAAGTCGTTAACAATCTGAATTTCATCTGTTGTCAGCCGCCGTGGTGGTGTAAATTGTGCAACATCTAGGCCATTGGAACGAATTTGAGGTGTTAATGGCTTGTCTGTGCTGGAGATAGGATCCTGTCCATTGGGCTGAAAACCTGTAAAAAGGAGTCAGTTAAGAAGCAACAAGTCACATTTTAGCAATTTCATTTCTCTCGAAGTGTCAAATATGAGAGAAAAGTCAGTTACCTGTGTTGGAAACTCTCCCAACATGCcaaatttgacaaaaaaaaattccTCCTTTGGCATGGACTGCATTTACAATTGGTTTCCAGGCCTCAACTTGCTCCTTTGTCCATATACCAGGTGTATCTGGGTACCTTCAATAGATAAGCATATAGAAGCATTTAGAAAGAGTATTTGGGAGAAGTATGGGAGGAAACTAGAACTATCAACTTATTGAGTAAATTGCAGGAACTAAGGTTACCCTTGGGCAGTGTCAGAAACTCCTGTGGCCTCTGCTATTAGAAGACCCCCTTTTGTGGTTCTTTGTGAGTAATAAAGGATAGCATGTGGCTGAGGAACATTTCCATATGATCTCTGCCTTGTTAATGGTGCCAAGACAACCCTGAAAAATATATAGAGTGCAATAAGAACCACTGCATCTTTATCCATCAAATAGATATAGAACTATGCAATAATAGAATGTCAAAACTCAATGCTAAAAAAAATGCACTTTCAAATTAATGTAAAGGATGAGAAAGTAACTGAATTATCAAAATTAACAGAGTAAATATCAATGCCCTTGCAGCTTTAGATGATGCCAGGAAGATAAGAAAATGCCAGAGTCTGTATCCTCCATTTACTCATCAAGAATTTGAATAAATCATcaccaaaacaacaacaacaacatcaacatacccagtgtaatccacaAGTGGGGTTAGGGTAGGATGTAAGCAGACCTTACCTCAACTTTTATGGGGTGGAGACGCTGTAAATCATCaccaaaacaaaaaataaaaaaagacaaCTCAAGCTCAACAATAACTTGATGGAAGAAAAGTTCATCTCCATTTGTTACAATGGGATTTCAATTGTTATTCCTTTTGCATTGTCCTTTTCAAACTACCTTGTTATGTGTTACTTAAAAGGGTCTTtggaaaacaacctctctatttCCATTAGGCAGGGGTAATGTCTGCGACCACTCTATCCTAGGTACACCtatgagattacactgggtatgttagtTTTTTGGATTTCAAGTTTTAACCAAATTAAAGAGTAGGTTAACAAAATTTgcttcatttatttatttattttgtgtgCGCGCCGGGAGagaggggcgggggggggggggggggggtttatctTTTAATTTGCACAAATCAGAAACCTTTAACAACAAAACGATGAAAATGAGAAAGAAAAAGCAAGAAGGCATACTGAACATTGATTACAATTGAGAAAAAGGGGAACCACCATCGGAttatcaagaaaaagaaaaagatgaagaaACAAGCCTGGGTATCTCCCAATTGAAATGAGAAACAACAAATGATCCATGAAACTGAAATGGATGTGGAAGGAGAATTACCTATGAGATAACTGAAAGTTTCCCATTTTGTAAGGGGTCAGAAGTGGCATGTGTTGTTTGTTTTCCATTTTGggctttttttcttgtttttgttaTCCAGTAATGACAAGAGAAGTTGTAATGTATCTCTTAACAGGGACTAACGGCTATGGATATTTATACGAAAGGAGAAATTGAGATACGTGGTATTGGAGCCACAGAAGTTGGAGAAAATTGTCGACATGGCTGGTTTTTCTTTCTAGATTAGCCGCCCAAAAATGATGCATGTTATTCGGTTTTGTGCTTACATTCATTGCTCTTCTTTTTTCAATTTAATTTTCCACTGATTGTGGTATTTTCTTTGAAGCTGACCAAAATGAAATTGTGCTACAATATTGACATTTGCATATCCAAAATAGTATTCTACACCATCCTTTCTCTACCAACTTATATAATTACACTGAatatgttattattattgttggtcTGTGACAATCATCTGCCCACCTAATAATATTTCTTTATAACAGTCAAGTTTTTTTATCttgattttttatatttttacctCATTATGACATCATTTTACCTATAATAACAATATTCATCATACCCCTTTATAATAGATTTATTCAaatattaattgattttaatttattattttcCACTTCTGTTGCTAGATATTTATTTTCAGTATGGAATAAAGCACAACAAATGCTTTTTTGTCATAATTAAAGTCATTTGTAGAAATAGCACTATTTTACTTGATGATGATTTTAAGGTACTTCCACAATTTCATACTTCCGACATTTTTGGGTGACATAAAAAAGAAGTCAATATTTGTGATTGAGTCAAACTAAAAATTTGAGCAGCGTTGGAATCGGGAAATAATATGATTTTATATTGATAATTACTGTATTAGATTCTGATGGCGAATGACAAGTGCCCTGACGTACCTTGACAATGACTACCATTTATCGTTTTctcaaaaatttaaaataaaataaatatataaaatttatgGGTATTTTTTTTACCGTGTCGCCAAGATTAATTAAAGCGCTAGTTAAAATAAAtaatctctctctctatatatatgttTTAGAGCGGTCAAAAAATAGAATTATCACGTTCAAATTTCAAGAGTCAAACGAATTTTTCTTTGACATCAGacttttttatttgttttaaatattttgatatataaattattgtgacttatagtatttttttaggtattttaaatatataaatttttattttaagaaactgtacaaacaacaacaacaacaacaacaacatacccagttgaatcccacaatgtggggtctggggagggtaaagtgtacgcagaccttacccccaccttggaaggtggggaggctgtttccgaaagaccctcggctcaaaagaaaataagggaaaagagtcagatacggacaagcaaatcaaaacaatgtgaaaatgagaaatagcaagagcaaggaagtcatgataaaacagcaAAGATAGACAGGACCCAACACATAGAGGCGGgataaaaatactcctaatacgaGAAAGAAAACCCCGCGACCCCCCACTAGCCCTCTACCCTGATACTCGACCTCCACCCCCTCCTATcaccggtcatgtcctcggtaagctgaagtaGCGCCATATCCTGCCGAATCACCTCGCCCCaggccttctttggcctacccctccaTTTCTTCAGGCCCACCACTGccatcctctcacacctccttactGGCGTATCAACACATCTCCGCTGCACATGGCCGAACCATCTCAACCtcccttcccgcatcttatccaccacaggggccacacctaccttatcccgaatcacttcattctgaatcctatctctcctggtatgctcgcacatccatctcagcatctGCATCTctgctaccttcatcttctggtCATGAGCTTTCTTAACTGGTCAGCATTccgtcccatacaacatagtcggtccaACCAacgctttgtagaactttccctttagTAGGAGGCACCTTCTTATCGCACAACACCCCTGATgcgagcttccatttcatccatcccgctcCAATATGATGTGTGACATCGTCGTCAATCTCGCTAGTCCCTTGGATGATCGACCCCAGGTACTTGAAACTTTTTTTCTTCGGGATGACCTGAGTATCTAGCTGCACGTCCTCGTCCTCTACCTGTCTCACATCAatgaacttgcactctaagtactctaTCATAGTCCTGCTCAACTTGAAACCCTTTGACTTTAAGAAACTGTACAATTAAATAAAAATTCACTCTCGAAATCCAAACAACGCCGTATAAATTAAAAAAGAGGGAGTAACATTTTATAAATAAATCCATTTGAAAACTGCggctagaaaatataaataattaggtTCTCATTAAGTAGCGGTCtcatataaaatgaaataaatagAGTAATATTTTTCTCCTTTCAAACTTTTAGTCAGTTGGTCAAAATTTTCACTCAAGTAAAACAAGTTATATTCACTTTCATTAgataaaaatataaattaaaagTTGCTGATATAGGTTTGGATGGTCTTCATCTTCCATTGATCAAAACCAAACAAGTATCCCTTAATGctctgctaaaaaaaaaaaaaaactaagtgcATACCAAAATTACTATTCAGCATTTTTCCTAGAGAAGTGTTCCTTCTTGACAAAGACAAAAACATGTtatgatatgattattgttggGAATTTTCAAATCGGTCTCCCAAAGGTCCAATAATCTTACTATTTGCAGTAGTCCTACTACATGTTAGGTAGTCTTATAACATTGTTAGTAATTTTGTCTGTTGCTTAATTTCAATGTTAAATCAGTTAGTTGGTACAGAAACAGCTATTTACAGAAAATTGAACAGTTATTATGTTTAAATTCTAATAGTTGTGTAACCAACAAATGTGTCTCTTCAGAATAGTCATGTGTCTCTTCAGAATAGACATGTTTATGTCTATAAATAGACTGTCAAAGTAACAGGAAAGATATAACAAgatcttcttctccttctccaaatCTCTTATACTTATTTGCTGTAGAAAATATTTATTAGTTAGACAAACTCTGTTTTTTCTTTTGAGTGACCTGTGATTCGATTTGTTTGTGCAAAGACAAATTCGATTAAAGAGTTTCATCGTATCCTAGAGAAAATTCGCAATTCCTTTTGCATACCTTGTGGTGGGGGCAAATATTCCTTAAGGAAAGTGGCATTGCTACATGCCGGAAGCCATTCggcagatttttttattttaacccCAGTATTTTTGTTCTAACAATTATTGATATTAAAGATTAGACTAATTATTGATTTGCTGTGATTTTGTGGGTCCGTAACTATTACTAGTAAAAAATGGAGGTATAGGAGGAATTCATCGCTGATTTACATTTACAATGATTTTAGTCCAAATAAGAGCAAGATGAATTTTGTTTTAAGTGAGAGTGAGATTAATAGATCTGGTTTAAATAGGAGTGAAATTGATCTAAGCGGGAACAATATGAGAATATATGAATCTCAGCCAAGATATAGTACTTCTACAAGAATAGAAATGAGCCAAGAAATTTATAGAGATTTTTTACTTGCTTCATAGAATAGAATAATGCAAGGAAAGAATAAATGGAGTCTAAGAGAATCAATCAAGTTTAAGAACTAGCTAAACTTCCAAAAGAGCACAAAACTACTTGTCTAATTTAAGCACATGGCTTGTGGCACAATTGAGAAATCTAAGACTCGATTTGTTGTTGAGGGGTAtacgtgttacacctcgaaaaatttcatgtcgtcatgtggtGGATAGCCTAACGCAGGTTGAGATGAatacgatgtccctacaagtaaaaaaggttacttaacggttctaattaagattccaaagacgtttgaagcaagagaagaaagttcgttgaagaatgttaaGTATAGGTCGTGTTTTGAAAGGGGTtgcaagtaccgagctaatgttgatctaatgatgtcttgaggaaaagttataacgctcctgAAGATGTTAAGGGAGTGCTAAACAagtactaagaaggttccataaggattggagatcaaacgaaacgccggaaataatttcagaaaagtggagttataagaccacttatacggtccgtataactttatacggtccaaataagggtccgtataacccaacagaaaagatgttttccctgatggtgaaatatggacacttatacggaccgtataatgttatacggaccgtataagggtccgtataagtcccgactgttgacacccaattttgtcccgtcttcccccaaaatatttatttacgcttttgatattttggcaactttaaaataattatttatattttactataattatcagcctcttattaataccggcgtttcgTTCGCTAGCTGTTATCATTTTTGTTACTGCTaccattactattattattattattattattattattattattattattattattattattattattattattgttattttattattaccggTATTATGATGATccgcatttttatcatttcagcatttttaccatcttatgcagACGCACCGCATTTATTATCgcacaattaaataatagcgtttatttactattgaaccttaaaaaaaatgttattgcacggctattgtgacatcatataattttatttttttatctgagcactaataattacatacttttatattaaataatattttggcacccgttaatatataattaattaaagtaGGTCTTTTACTTAAATTTAGAATCCCAATTTATTTCTTTCATTCAGTccataattaaatcctaaaaCTATTTGGGCTAAGGCCCAATTCGTGAAACCAGCTCACATTTTAATTCATACTCAGCCTATATTTTATTCATCAGCcccattttaatacccagcccataTCTTTCGGCCCACTACTCCTTTTGTCCGACCCGACCCGTTAGTCTAAAGGAAAAGGGACTAGGGTTACACTTTTCTCTTCAGCCGCTCCTCCATCAACAtctcgtctctctctctctcataggCCGTTCATGGAAAGCTCCAAGAAGCTCAACCAAAACCCAGTAGAGGCCTCGCTATTTTGGGCAAGACCTGCAACATCTCGTGCTAAGCATCGAATCCGGATTGGCGAGTTCAAAATCCTTTTTCTTTATCAGTTTCTTGTCATTTTCGAGAGTACAAAGACTTTAATGGATTTTTGTCCCCTTCCTTATTTTCTGATCCGGTGGTTGAATATCCATAAAAGATCCGAACGTTTGGATTTCAAAGGGATTTTTGACCAAAGATCCCGCCCAAAATCTCGTCACCCTAGCAAACCCTAGTTTCGTCCTATATATACTAGCATTTGGAGTTCATTGAAAAAGggggagaaaaaaaaagggggccaccacatttcccctataaacaaAAATTGCATATCATTTCTAGATCGCTGTATTCTATCTTTAGTTTGAAAGCTTCGGTTAATCCGAGCGTGTCCGCATTCATCTTCTTTCGAGCGTGGATCCTCGACTTAAAGTCTTAGTTCACTGCCTCCGAAAAAGGTAATCTTCTTACCCCATCTTAGTGTTCTGTTTGCTTGCGATATTAGAGAAACAAGAAAGCTGGATGAGAAGTTTGAACTAGCTTGTTTCAAAGATTCTTTTAAAATTGCATCAAGTTTggattctgttttttttttttttaaatcttcctCTTTGTTATATTTCCAATGTCATGGAGATTAGTTTAGTCTTAGTGTTGTTTGAGTAGATTAGTTTAGTCTTCCTTTCCTGTTTACTAAGATTGTCCAGGTGCTGTTTGTGAGCATTTTTTTAGTCTATTCAATTTCATATTTGTTTTAGCTTTTTATCTGGTTGCTATATGTGTAAAGCATGGAATCAATCCCCTTCCTTCTCAGTTCTGTGTTCATTTTAATTGTTACACGAATTCATTCTTATTAGTCGACTGCATATGTTTTCCTTTCCTAatccttatcttttttttttcttttacatgtacacttcgCGAGCAAAATGGAGTCTTCGTGAAAGACTCTCACTGCCCAAGTAGTCTCGCTTTGAGACTCGACACTGCCACTAGATTTGCAACATAATCTCCTCGAGTCATCCTCCATCAGTCCATCCGAAAttactgggccaaagcccaacagcagcagatCGCAGCAGTCctagaaaatgggctgagcccatttaacttatttgctCCTCTATGttattttttgtgcatttaatttatattgtatgactaacattttgttttgttaatttagatgagccttagtgaaattagtggcttttagttttaataatgggtagttaagttaagatttcattccctttttatgttaaaattatttatagtatctataatgtttatttttattagaataattgattttcgaAACAGCATGACTACGTATTTTGAGCTAAAAGAATCATTTTTTTCTTACTATCTTCGAAATTTAAAAAAATGTCACTAATACGCATATATGAACTCAAGTATGTTTTATAAACAATTTTTCAAGATTTATCCAGCTATGTATATTTTAGCCGAATTTAGTtaataaagagtaataaaaaagaaagaaactcaCGCCcatttgcattctatttataaaaaaataagtctagatttttctacatttccatattcatataacataattttatttGTTAAGTCTTCTCTTAAGAGGTTATTGTTCATAGgcaaattattttattttctacaaatcttattttaaatggcattactatattttttaagaccttagcaatatctttaagttctatttagcatttaaaatcttcttttatgcaaattattatatttttctaccagtcttattttaaaatagcattactATTTTTATTCAAagttttaacaacatttataaatctCATTTTTAAAAAGCATTTCCTTGTATgcaaattactatatttttttctacaagttagtttaaatggcattattatatttcctttaaaaccttagtaatatgCACAAGCtggttttcttaaaatttaagcactatatttaatcttaattaattaacctaaagtttggccggtaaaccgtagttaacggatcctagaggatgtctaatcccttccctttaggataattagaatcCTTATCTAGAATTAAaatttaagcagaccattaacggggtttagttagctttaccttagttaataattaggtgccctaattcaccttaaaatcaattaggtggtgactccttaaaataagtaatttaggaatctccaatatgttgtactccaatTTTAAcccggtttaaatggggtataacaccgacgggctgaataatttccaagtataaatacatgttcccacttctaatttttcattctttccacttctccacttctctctaaacctctagaatattccacacctCATTTACAAAaacccaagggaaatcaaagatcaatagcatcaattcaaggaaatcaagtgcaagggaaTTCTCTAGGGTTGTTGGAAGTCAAGAACCTCtttgaagttgaagctagggttttcttcaagtaaggaaactccatccaaaacccactcctacacaatcaaaggtgagttttatgatcatttcatgttatttagaatattgaatggttgaaagacttggattatggaaggaagtaaaAAATGGAGCCCAAATGTGAAATAAGGGTATTCTTGAGTAGTAGCTTAACATGAATCATAATTTTTGAGATtttatgagtataattttgttataaatgatattaagaatatgggAGAAGCATtaaatgaggatgaatgtggtgttgtattatggtcatggttatggatgaccttgagaggaaattgtgggaattggataatgtcgaacttgataaagttattgattatgatgttatgaatgttgttattgatgttgggagttgttatatgatatggagaaagttatagaaacaaaggagatgttgtccaattttcattGGCTTTTGCTTAAACTTAAGtgtgtttccgattatctaattctagtacgaattctcttgaatgtagaatcgtgaacattggaggaaagcgctTAAATTGATAAGTTAGAGCGgcatcaaggtatgtaaggctagtcccttctttttctaaggcatgattcctataacatgactttcgttatctttccatgaccttcttacattccagatACTATGAGTCCATGTTTATAAAGAACTttacatgagataaagataagagatatgttacgaatataataatgatgatgagtctaagtctaaagattctaaagctcatgatatgatttT
Coding sequences:
- the LOC132626883 gene encoding 12-oxophytodienoate reductase 1-like — translated: MENKQHMPLLTPYKMGNFQLSHRVVLAPLTRQRSYGNVPQPHAILYYSQRTTKGGLLIAEATGVSDTAQGYPDTPGIWTKEQVEAWKPIVNAVHAKGGIFFCQIWHVGRVSNTGFQPNGQDPISSTDKPLTPQIRSNGLDVAQFTPPRRLTTDEIQIVNDFRLAARNAIEAGFDGVEIHGAHGYLIDQFMKDQVNDRTDQYGGSLENRCRFALEVVEAIVNEIGVDRVGIRLSPFANYSESGDSNPSALGLYMAESLNKYGIAYCHMVEPRMKTVGEKVECAESLVPMRKAFKGTFMVAGGYDKGDGNKAIVEDRADLVAYGRIFLANPDLPRRFELDAPLNKYNRETFYISDPVVGYTDYPFLETTA